Below is a window of Trichosurus vulpecula isolate mTriVul1 chromosome 4, mTriVul1.pri, whole genome shotgun sequence DNA.
ctataggccagtgagccTGAATTTGATTCTTAAAGGGATGGTTAGGAAATATCTAGAAAAAGGGAGTGATGATCATAAGAGCCAAtatggcttcatcaaaaacaaGTTAAGCCAAATTACTGCCATTGGTCAATCCCTTCATtacacttgtttctttttttttttttttttggacaggattTCTAGCCTGGGGGATCAAAGGAATACAGTAGATACAATTTTCCTAAATGTTTAGCGGTGTTTAACAAAGtgtctcatgctattcttgtaaAACAAATgaagagatgtgggctagatggTCTAATGGCTAGACCCAATGAGTCATCTTTAATAGTTTAATGTTAACCTAGAAGATAGTCTCTGCCAGCATGCCCCAGGGaactgtgcttggccctgtgcttACCATTTCTGTCAGTGACTtaggataaaggcatagatgactGGCCTCTCAAATATGCAAACGATACAGGTAAGAGGGCCAGCTAACTCACAAGGTGACAGGATTCAAAAACATGTGAATTATGAGAACCTTGAGCCTACTATAAAATGACATTTAATCAGGATAAAAGTAGAGTCTCACACTTGGGGTCATGTAATCTTCGGCTCTACTGAAAGCAGCACAAGGCCCAGGATTAGGGAGGTGACGGTTTTGCTGTGTTCTTCCTATGGAAGACTACACTTCTAGAAGCCACGatttagaaagaacactgataaATGAAAAATGGCCAAAGGAGGACAGTCAGAATGGTGAAGGATTGTAAGTTCATGCCAGCTGAGGATTCATTAAAAGAACtaggatgtttagcctagagggGTTCAAGGAGACAAGACAGCTGTTTTTTTAAGTTCTAAAGGCCTGCCACgtagcagagagaagcagcttGTTCTGCTTAGCCCAAGGGATTGGATcagaaggaaaagagatagaaatcacagaggccatctagatttgatagaagaaaaaaaaattctaattagaGCTACCTCAAAGTGGCATGGCCTGGCCTTGGAGAAAGTGGGTTCTCCCCTACTAGAGGTCACTGGGTGAaacctggatgaccatttgtcaagtgTGTTGTAGATGAGATACTTTTCAGGCACaacttggactagatggtctctgaggttccttccgactctgagattctgtgattccatctGCCCCTAATAGGTAAAACAAAGGCTAAGCCACGGGAGatagctaagaaacagaattaTCCTGGTAGGCAAAGATGTGCATGCTACATTTTTAGAGGAATAGTTCAGTACCCAAGATCAAATCCCTGCTACGATCACCTTTCTGCTGGACACTCACTATTTCTGGGCAATCTCCAGGTCCTTCCGATGGCTTTGCAATGCAGCTGCCATGCGCCCCATTTCAATCTGCGCATTCCCAATACAGCTGTATAAATTGCCAAGCAGTTCATCTTTGTTGGGAACTTCTTCCTTGTCCCACTCCATCACCTTCTTCAGCACTTTCTCAGCTTTCTGGCAGCTCCCCTCAGCACTGCCACTGGTAAGTACTGGGAAGGAAAGAGGCCAGGGTAGGACATCAGGTATGTCCCCATGCAGTCATTCAGTTGGTCCAAGGCAGAAGGTCTAGGGGTTCATGCTACGATTAACTGATTCCTCCTCAAGTAGAAATGGGTTAAATTGTACGgattacctctctgggcctctggccccaggcctttTGTCAGCCCCTGTTCCCCAACTCCCTTATGCCATAAAcaactggggagggaggagagaatctGATCCTATCCCACACCTGTGTACCAGCGCCACTTACACATGTCAATTTCCTCCAGGCTCTTGAGAATATAGCGGGCAGTCTCAGAGGGGCGGCGCTTCCGATCACGGACCCACTTCTCTTGCATGAGTTTTCGGTCCCGCTCCCGAGCATAGATTGGCTTCTGCTGCCTCCAGAAGTCAGTTCGAGTATCTAGGTAATTGATGCCAGTCATGATCAAATCTTCCACAGTCATTCCACGCTTGATAGTACCTTTGATCAGGTCTTTGGgaatgagaagaggaggaaggaaagagccaAGAAGAAAGGAGTCAGTGGGAGTCACATTGTCCAGGGGCAGGGCTAATAAATAGAGACCTCTTTGGTCAGAGACCCATACTTTGAGTCTCTCCCTGTGCCAGACTTGTGGAAAATATGAATGGAGGAAAATCATTCCAGCTAAGAGTTAGGCCAAAATGGACCTCCAGCATTTAAAGAGGATTATAGACCTTTCCTCCAAGTTACCACCAAGAGTGGAAAAACCTCTTATTTTGATACCTGAGTCTATGGAGAGAAGTAAAAGGAATATACTGCTGCATTGTACACAAAAGGTATTTAATCAATTGAAAGAGAAGCCCAGGAAACCTCCTTTCCTGGCTCTCAGTACTGCTCAGGCTCCTATTGTGAATTAGTAGAGTCCAAATCTATGGCCTCAGAAGTTGTAGCTTGAACAGCTGCTTCTTTCCCTGTCCCTGGAGCTCTGGGGTACACGTAGGTAAagttgggagagggggaaaaacaggGACAACTGGATTTGAGATCCCAGCTTGGCCTCAGTTCCAAACGAACAGCGCGTGCTGGAAACTGCCCCAGAATTGTAGGTCAAAACTAAGAGTAAGGCTCTGGGGGGACTGACTGCATCAGGCTCCAAGCTCTGTCTGGCCATCCCACCCTTCGTAGAGCATATATTCTGAAGGGCAGGAGTCATCCAGCCCTGTAAGCAAGAAGACATATCTGTGTCAAAACAGTTgcccctgagaggtaggtgacCCTGGGGGAATCTTACTATATCATTGGAAAGCCAATTCTAGAGAAAAGGCATTTAGTCAGATTGTCCAAATTTCAGTAGCCAAATTATTTAATGACAGTAATCATCCCTGGGCTTATGTCTGAGCATTTCTACCTtggcattttcattttctatctcatttttcttctcctcccagcATCATTAGCCCAGACTGTTCTCCTCACTGTGCAGACAGAGAAATTGAGGCTGTAGAAAGCAATGGGAGTggcccaaatcttctgactctggTTCTAGGTTCTTTTCTATCTTCAGGAGCTAGCCCCACGTTCATGAGGGACATCTACCCCACATCCCGAATCTCCATAACTGTAATCAACAAGACCTTCATCCTTAAGGAGCTTTTCCAGATACTCCTTGTCCACATAAAGCTCCCCTAGCAGCTGTCGAACAGTCTTCTTGCTCTTCAGTGTACTCTTCCGTTTAATTTCAGCCTTGGTGTCCTTCCAGAGTGGCCTCGTGGGAGTCTTCTGTTGGGCTTTCATACTCTGGGAGTACAGAGTAAGACAAAGCAGAGCCTCATCAGGAAGCAGAAAACCCCCAGGCCTTGGCTTCCCATGACATTTgggcttctcctcctcctcctctgtgaTCTCCCTGTAGGCCTAAAAACCATAGCCCATGGCAGAGAGTATAACTGCTGCTTATTCAAGAATAGGGCTGGGAAATGGCCAGGCTCCCAAGATCCCTCTAACACCTGGGACTGTGGAAGCACCTAAGCATGCACCCATGATGAGAGAGAACTGAACACTTCCAATCATGAGGACTACACAGATCCCCAAGCACACATGGATTCCTCCCACTGAGGGCAGTGGCAACAATACCTGGGCCCTTACCTCTGCTTGCTTGCTTAAGAAGAAGATGTCCCCTTTGTTCTCCAACTTAATCGAGGAAGGACCTGAAAGGACAGAAGCAAGCTCATAGGTTAGCTAGGCCCTTACCATGACCTATGACATACTGTTGACAGCATAGTAGGGGTTGACTTTGGCCCAGGAAGGCTGGAGGCTGTGGTTAGGCTGACCTGGGAGTCAGGCATATTGGCTGTATGATTCACTCCAGTTCCTCCATAAGCCTGGCAGCCCACTCTTGCCCAGGGCTATGGCAGCTTTATTTGCAAACAAGGGGGTGGGAGCCAATGGCACAGAGCAGTTGTCCAAGCCCTGTGCCATGTCTATACTCTGCCTCCTACAGAAACTGAAGACACAAAAACTCCCCACACTCCTCCTGCCTCTGGGTAATAAGCAGACCACAGAGCTGAACCAGCAACTCAGGACCATAATTCCTGAGGCAAGCATCCAGAGACTAAAAAGGTCCATCTCTAGGGGCTAAAGCTTTGTCTGTGACAGCTCTAACTCCATTCCGTCCCTATAGCAGCTTCCCAGATATAAACCTGTTCAGGGGAGCCTTTGCAACCACTGCtgtctttgaaggaaaaaaaatcaaagactatTCTACTCAGCGGGAAGGCTCAGTGACTGGAGCCCTGTGTGTAAGTGGTTCAATCTCATGGCAAATCAGAAGTTGCCAAATCTAGGGTTGCCTGTTTTAGAACTGCCAGTGGTCTTGACGGGGTCATTCATCTCTTTGGGCTTGGCTCCTCTCCAGCACCACAGGTTCATGGGGGCATGAGGGAATGGAGACCTGTCCAGTTCCCAAGAGACTCTTGGagatctgccacttacttcctaCCGAGTTGTTAATGGCTTCCTGAGCTTTCTGAATCCCGACTTTGAATTCCCGCTCAGGCCGCAGCTTGTAGCCTCTGTGATAGTACACCAAAGCAAATTCAAAGTCTCCCATAGTATACAGGGTTTCAGCCTTTTGTAGAATTCCCTGGAATGAAAGGAGGTCAAACCAAGATGATAAGAGTAACAGGACAAGGCATAGGTGGGTTCTGGGTTGAGGGTCATGGTTTGGGTGTAGAGGTGAAGGCATAGAACAGGTGatctgagaagagaaggaaatggggtcAGGCACCAGGCCATGCATAAACAATGACACGGGTGAATTCCTGGCTAGAAATCAGTCCCACCACACGGTTACCTTGCAGAAAGTCTGGTCATTTTTAAGAGATTCCTCAACATCCTTCAGGGAATTCTCCAGGTCTCCCAACTTCAGATAGCACTTAGACCGAGCAACCAGGCAGTTCCGGTCACCCACCTTAAGGTGAAGGGCCTAGAAAAAGCAGCACGGTCAGGTGGGATCATCCAGAGTATGATGGCTATGCTGGTAGGACAGGACAAGGCTCTCCCTGCAAAATGACTATTAGTCAGACTGAGTTGAAGCAGGGATGTCCTAACCCTAATAGCACTGAAAAGTAGTAAGGAACTTCACTGGAGATGCAGAGGGGCCCTTGGGTCTTATCAGCCACACACCCAGGATTGATCTTTGAACAGGAAATTCTTGATTATCTCTGCATGGATTATTTCACCGAATTTGGAGGTATGGACCAGTAGTTGGATCTACATACTGATGTAAGCTTCATTAATATAATACTTTCCTATGAGGTTCTGTCACTCCTGCATCTCCGATGTGCTCCAGCACCCATCTCTCTCTACTTTCTAGCTGGTGTACATGCTTAGAAAACAAACTCATTTTTTCCTAGGTCAGTCAGAACCAAGAAGTTAActggctatttttaaaaatgacagaataaattCCAAAATGGAATTTCAGGCAAAACGCTACCTGGATTAGCCACATCATCTCCATTTAGATAAGACATTTGAGAATTCACCATACATTTTAGTGGTCTACTAGAAGAAGGCCTTAGAGATTGAAGTCATTTTTGCAGGTGCAAAGTAGTTATAAAAAacgtcacatacacacacactcctctttaccacttcctctgcctctctaccagtctcttttcttccttagtGATACCATGACCAAAAACTATAGCACGTTTTTTGTTGGCCTTTGACATCTCTCCTTAAAACATTTCTAAGAACTAGAAAAGACAACTGTATTTCTGAGAAAGATGCTGTTCTACACCCCAGGCTACCTCCCCTTTGAGTATTCCCAAACTAGTTTCTCCCTGGCTACAAGTATGGTGTGTGCCTGGGAGGTACATTTGGGTGTCAATGATTATTTGATTTAGGGTAGCTATTTGGTGAACTGGAAGGATTAAgaatgtatttgttgttgtttggtcgtgCCCGACTTGGTtcgccattttcttttccagctcattttacaaatgaggaaactgaagtaaaaagggttgagactttcccagggtcccaagATAGTGtgtgtatgaggcaggatttgaatgcaggtctgaCTCAAGGCTGGgtggtctttccactgtgccccctGGCTGTCCCTAAGAATGTATTCTTTGTAAACAAAGTGATATCTTAAAAACACATCTAATCCCGCGCTTCCTGTGTCCACTGGAGAACCAGTCCATGAAGGGAAGGAGCAATTTATGCTAAGGCTACTTTTGAATGGCAGTGGGAAGGAGGAGGCTCTGAGGAATCTAGTGGATAGTGAAGAGGGATTGATGATTAACTTAGGGAAGAGGTTAcaggtgttttgttgttgttgttcagttgtttcagttgtgtctaactcatcgtgaccccatttgggatttttcttggcaaagatactggagcagtttgtcatttccttctccagctcaccttacagatgaggaaactgaggcaaacagggtcaagtgacctgccaagatcacacagccagtaagtgtctgaggccatttctgaactcaggaagatgagtcctcttgacttcaggcccctCACTCTACAATTCAACACAAACTACTTACAAGTATTTAGTACATAGTAAGTCtaaagtgggcagctaggtggtgaagtggactggagtcaggaagacctgagttcaaatgtggcctcagacccttactagatgtgcagccctgggcaaatcacttgaccctgtttgcctcagtttcctcatctgtaaaatgagctggaaaaggaaatgaaaaaccactccagtctctttgtcaagaaaaccctaaatttgGGTCTTGAAAAGTTGGCTAAGTGGCCTCAGCGGAGCTGGACGTCTGAACAAGCTGAAGAACGACGTTTAAAGTAATGAGtctgggatacaaagaccaaacaaactctcaaggaattcacattctaaaagGTGAAACAGTGAATAGACTCATAAGTAAATAGGTGCATAACCATCTGGGAAAGCTTCGGGGAGGAGGTGGCATTGACGCTGTAAGTATTCAGAGCAAATATTTAAGTATTAAGTAAGTATTCTGCCTCATGGACAGAGATTATTGGGAATTGATGAATTTCACAGCAACCTCTCAAGTAGAGGGTTAATGGGAAATAACTGCGGTGAGTTAATCTAGGGTTGTAATGGGTTTGGACTGAGGGGGTGATGAATGATCAATCCGGGGAAAGAGGTATCTCTACCATCATGGATCGGGGGGTTATCAGAGATGGTCCATCCGGAGCTGGGCATATCGGTAATCGACTAAAAACCCGTGTGGTCGACAAAGATTGATCAGCGATCGATCGATACGCCTGGAGCGGGGACTCACTTTGGTGAAGCTCAGAGCCGCCTTCTGGTATTCCCCGCATAAGTACAGCCGGTCTCCCTCCGCCATGTAGGAGGGGAAGGTGCTCCGAAGGTCCTCAAGCTCAAAGTCCGACATGACAGCCCGCTTTCAGGATCAAGCACCctgtgggaaaggaagaatggagaggTCAGGAATCTTTAGGGAACCAGCCAGCTTGTGTAACATGCGTCTCCTAGCAACCGAGAGGCATGACGTCACTTCCGATTccgtccttccctccctccctcggtCGGTCTCCGGGGTGGTGCGCATGCGGGGAGCTGGAGCTGGACCGCACGCTTGCTGGAGCTGGGCTCCCGTAAAGAGACGTGCTGGACGTGCGTGCCGCCCACGTGCTCCCCTACTGCGCTCCCGGGCGTGTTCGCTGAGAGGTGTAAACGCAGGGAGGCTTTTGCCCTTCGGTTCTACTAGTTTGGGATGTATTCATCTTCCTCACTGTTGTACAATATGGAGATTGAAACCCAAGAAGAAAAAGCCCCCTGTGCTCCATTCTCCTGGGGGTGAGGAAAAGGTTTACCATGTGTACGtagatataaatgaatgaatgaatgaatgaagcatttaatttgcaaagcactttgccgaCCACTGAGGATAcatacagggaaaaaaaaacttttccttaaggagctcacagcgGATTAGGGAGTGTTTCCGGGAGGAGGCGGCTCCTGATCTAAACCTTGAAGAAAGATAAACCTTCTAGGAAGGGGTGCATTCATTCCAGCCTATGGTCAACGTGCTCGGGCAAATTAAAGAAACCCCAGGCTGGAATGTCATGTTCAGAAGATGCAGTTGGTAGGGAGtatcaggatcatagatttaaagatggaagggatcttagatgccATCGTCTCCCAactctcacatttttttttttaaacaaatgaggaaagaggcccggagagattaagtgatttgcctggggtcagaTTGTCCAAGGAGttcaacccaggtcctcctgacttaaCGTCCAGCGTATTGCCTCTCAGTTTGGCATGACTATAGAATAGCATTGATGATAGCTGGCATATGTAGTTctgtaaagtttacaaagctctttatagatattgtcttattttatcctcacagcaaccctggaggaagctgagacagctagaggttaagtgtcttgcccaggatggAACAGCTAGTCTGGTGGCTAAGTGGAGCCTGAGACCTGGAATCtgaccagagtttgaattctgcttcaggtacttactagatgtgtggcccCTGATAAGTTTAATGTCTGTATcactcagttacctcatctatctGAGAATCTATCTATaaaccttccccccccccaaattttctg
It encodes the following:
- the ODAD4 gene encoding tetratricopeptide repeat protein 25, translating into MSDFELEDLRSTFPSYMAEGDRLYLCGEYQKAALSFTKALHLKVGDRNCLVARSKCYLKLGDLENSLKDVEESLKNDQTFCKGILQKAETLYTMGDFEFALVYYHRGYKLRPEREFKVGIQKAQEAINNSVGSPSSIKLENKGDIFFLSKQAESMKAQQKTPTRPLWKDTKAEIKRKSTLKSKKTVRQLLGELYVDKEYLEKLLKDEDLIKGTIKRGMTVEDLIMTGINYLDTRTDFWRQQKPIYARERDRKLMQEKWVRDRKRRPSETARYILKSLEEIDMLLTSGSAEGSCQKAEKVLKKVMEWDKEEVPNKDELLGNLYSCIGNAQIEMGRMAAALQSHRKDLEIAQKYDLTDAKSRALDNIGRVFARVGKFQQAIDTWEEKIPLAKTSLEKTWLFHEIGRCYLELNQPWEAQEYGEKSQACAEEEGDVEWQLNASVLVAQAQGFG